Proteins from a single region of Corylus avellana chromosome ca11, CavTom2PMs-1.0:
- the LOC132165480 gene encoding suppressor of mec-8 and unc-52 protein homolog 2, with protein MTASKKHHKEKVVRRREEKVEEPEAPKYRDRAKERREDQNPDYEASELGSFHAVAPPGPVDLRSADAQKFSIEKSKYLGGDVEHTHLVKGLDYALLNKVRSEIDKKPDGGDDADGKSRASKEDLQLSFRTAAAKSVYKWIVKPQTTIKSNEMFLPGRMAFIFNMEGGYTHDIPTTLHRSKADCPVPEEMVTVSVDGSVLDRIAKIMSYLRLGSSGKVLKKKKKERDLKGKILAAGNEYDDEDKPSKPNGGMPKYQTEREFLPPPPPRKNHLDAREKQGPAVARAEQDDIFVGDGVDYAIPGKDLSQSPLSEDMEESPRNKEKPSYFSEPVYGPVQTSGLPEEWQGTNGYDAMQTQALAGGYQGEWQDYQYAEQLAYPEQYLQANMQTYEVEAGILQDPRFMTQEEKDRGLGSVFKRDDQRLQQLREKDAREKDPNFISESYSECYPGYQEYNREIVDSDDEDDLSKMDMGGRAKGRLHRWDFETEEEWATYNEQKEAMPKAAFQFGVKMQDGRKTRKQNRDQKLNNELHQINKILARKKMEKEMNGEGGQHYDDDSQPGKKLRI; from the exons atgACTGCATCAAAGAAACATCACAAGGAGAAAGTTGTTCGTCGGAG AGAGGAGAAAGTTGAAGAACCGGAAGCACCAAAATATAGAGACCGTGCGAAGGAGCGTAGGGAAGACCAAAATCCTGACTATGAAGCCTCAGAATTGGGTTCTTTTCATGCTGTTGCTCCGCCTGGCCCTGTTGATCTCCGCTCAGCTGATGCACAAAAGTTTTCCATAGAGAAGAGCAAGTATCTTGGAG GTGATGTGGAGCACACACATTTGGTCAAAGGTTTGGATTATGCTTTACTCAACAAAGTAAGAAGCGAGATTGACAAGAAGCCAGATGGTGGAGATGATGCCGATGGAAAGTCTag AGCCTCTAAGGAAGATCTACAATTATCATTTCGCACTGCAGCTGCAAAG TCAGTGTATAAATGGATAGTCAAACCCCAAACTACTATCAAGTCAAATGAGATGTTTCTTCCTGGTCGAATGgcatttatttttaacatg GAGGGTGGATACACTCATGACATTCCAACCACCTTGCACCGGAGTAAAGCTGATTGTCCAGTACCTGAG GAAATGGTTACTGTCAGTGTTGATGGTTCTGTGCTGGATCGAATAGCTAAAATTATGTCATATCTTCGTCTTGGCTCTTCTGGGAAGGTtcttaagaagaagaaaaaggagagagatTTAAAAG GAAAGATTTTGGCTGCTGGTAATGAGTATGATGACGAGGATAAGCCATCAAAGCCTAACGGTGGGATGCCCAAGTATCAAACTGAAAGAGAATTTCTTCCTCCACCTCCTCCAAGGAAAAATCATCTTGATGCAAGAGAGAAACAAGGCCCAGCAGTTGCTAGAGCAGAACAGGACGACATATTTGTTGGAGATGGTGTTGACTATGCTATTCCGGGTAAAGACTTGAGCCAAAGCCCTCTCTCAGAGGACATGGAAGAGTCTCCTCGAAATAAGGAAAAGCCTTCGTATTTTTCTGAACCTGTTTATGGTCCAGTCCAAACCTCTGGGCTGCCTGAAGAATGGCAAGGAACG AATGGATATGATGCAATGCAAACACAAGCATTGGCTGGTGGCTACCAGGGTGAGTGGCAGGATTACCAATATGCTGAACAGCTGGCGTACCCTGAACAATATCTCCAAGCAAACATGCAGACTTATGAAGTGGAAGCAGGCATTCTGCAGGATCCACGTTTTATGACTCAAGAAGAGAAGGATCGGGGTTTAGGGTCTGTGTTTAAGCGAGATGATCAGAGACTTCAACAATTGAGGGAGAAAGATGCTCGAGAAAAGGATCCCAATTTCATTTCTGAGAGTTATTCTGAATGTTACCCAGGGTATCAAGAGTATAACCGGGAGATTGTGGACAGTGATGACGAAGATGACTTGTCAAAAATGGATATGGGTGGACGA GCAAAGGGTCGTCTTCATAGGTGGGACTTTGAGACAGAAGAGGAATGGGCAACTTACAATGAGCAGAAAGAAGCCATGCCGAAAGCTGCATTCCAGTTTGGTGTGAAGATGCAAGATGGTCGGAAGACACGAAAGCAAAACAGGGACCAGAAGCTAAATAATGAGCTGCACCAGATTAACAAGATACTTGCcagaaagaaaatggaaaaggagATGAATGGTGAGGGTGGCCAACATTATGACGATGATTCACAACCTGGAAAGAAGCTTAGAATATGA
- the LOC132166435 gene encoding uncharacterized protein LOC132166435 gives MANFDPRVSYSSLSKIEKENVKFRYDDDYTDSPWAAVPQAPLGSNSSKQDYTYQFPIESDDFLDGGYDSSDDSRNSMQTNMPPEVNLKNVLGGIFSILTGQNKSVPSLTTNQQLPSTTVSFLGSGKNGNTDLHSSVYIPSAPPLLEPSGVNYSAYKEVLEAEPPEWLPDSSTTVCMQCTASFTALTRGRHHCRFCGGVFCRACTNGRCLLPVKFRERNPQRVCDTCYDRLDPLQGILINTISNAMQVAKHDVMDWTCTRGWLNLPIGMSMEDEIYKASNTLKSYCQVARLNPDKSIPLAVLKGAKGLAILTVAKAGVLVAYKLGTGLVISRRSDGSWSAPSAILSVGLGWGAQIGGELLDFIIVLHDLKAVKTFCSRLHFSLGAGCSAAAGPVGRALEADLRAGDRGSGMCYTYSCSKGAFVGVSLEGNIVATRMDTNLRFYGDPYLTTSDILLGMVDRPKAAEPLYTALDDLFSSVR, from the exons ATGGCAAACTTTGACCCAAGAGTTTCATATTCTTCACTTTCTaagattgaaaaggaaaatgtcAAATTCCGCTATGATGATGACTACACTGATTCTCCATGGGCGGCTGTTCCACAAGCCCCGTTAGGCTCAAATTCCTCTAAACAAGATTACACGTACCAGTTCCCAATTGAATCTGATGACTTTCTTGATGGAGGATATGATTCTAGTGATGATTCTCGGAATTCCATGCAAACTAATATGCCTCCTGAAGTGAACTTGAAGAATGTGCTCGGAGgtatattttccattttgaCTGGCCAGAACAAATCGGTTCCAAGTCTCACCACAAATCAACAACTCCCCAGTACAACTGTTTCCTTTCTCGGGTCTGGAAAGAATGGAAATACTGACCTGCACTCCTCTGTTTACATACCCAGTGCCCCACCACTCCTCGAGCCTAGTGGGGTTAATTATAGCGCTTACAAAGAGGTGTTGGAGGCTGAGCCCCCAGAGTGGCTGCCGGATAGTTCTACTACAGTTTGCATGCAGTGCACTGCTTCTTTCACAGCACTGACTCGTGGTAGACATCATTGTCGGTTTTGTGGAGGGGTTTTCTGCAGGGCATGTACCAATGGGAGGTGCTTGTTACCTGTTAAGTTCAGGGAGAGGAATCCGCAGAGGGTATGTGATACCTGCTACGATAGGCTCGATCCTTTACAGGGTATTCTTATTAACACCATAAGCAATGCCATGCAAGTAGCAAAGCATGATGTGATGGATTGGACATGCACAAGAGGATGGTTGAATCTTCCTATTGGCATGTCCATGGAAGATGAGATATACAAGGCCTCCAATACATTGAAAAGCTACTGCCAG GTTGCTAGGTTGAATCCTGATAAGTCCATACCCTTAGCAGTTCTGAAAGGAGCAAAAGGCCTGGCAATTTTAACTGTTGCCAAAGCTGGTGTTCTGGTTGCTTACAAACTTGGTACGGGTTTGGTCATTTCTCGAAGGTCAGATGGATCATGGTCAGCCCCATCAGCCATACTCTCTGTTGGCTTAGGATGGGGTGCTCAG ATTGGTGGTGAGCTGTTGGACTTCATAATTGTGCTTCACGATTTGAAAGCTGTTAAGACATTTTGTAGTCgcttgcatttttctcttggtGCTGGTTGTAGTGCTGCAGCAGGACCTGTTGGGAGGGCGCTGGAAGCAGATCTTCGTGCCGGAGATAGAGGTTCTGGCATGTGCTATACTTACAGTTGTAGCAAAG GTGCATTTGTGGGAGTGTCACTGGAAGGGAATATTGTTGCAACAAGGATGGATACCAATTTACGCTTCTATGGCGATCCTTACCTCACCACGTCTGATATTCTACTTGGGATGGTGGACAGACCAAAGGCTGCCGAGCCCTTGTATACTGCCCTTGATGACCTTTTCTCCAGTGTACGGTGA